CTAGTATGTGACTTTTCTAACCAAACCAACCCAAACAAAGACCAAGTTATAGGGATAAAGAcgagttttaagttttaacaatGACAAGTCTCGTGCATAAATGCACACATCAAACACGTGCCAAACACACAAACAGTGGCGTACAAATGATTCCTGTGGtacaatttgtttatttggttaATTGCAATTTGCACTTCTAAACTAATGCTGGTAGCAGTTTGAACCATAAGTATCGATTGCAGCATTCAAGACCTTACACTATTGACTTATAGTACATTTGACCAATTCATTTATACTCAACAAACTTTTTATGgctatttttgaataaaaaggCTTTAGTTCCAGTCAATGAAAAAGAGAATTTCACGAACAAATGCAGATTTGAGCTGCTTATGTTCTTGTTTTAATAAATGGTAAGAAATTTTATTTAGGGTTAATACCagtttgtccccccaaactttggataattacccacttcagtccctaaacctcaaaatgggacacttaagtccctaaacttataaatatctcccacttaaggaaaattatTAACAAATTCTGAATGCCattggtggtcgaagtgtcccattttataagggtttaaggatttaagtgtctcattttataagtttaggaacttaagtgggaggtatttataagtttagagATTTAAGTGatccattttgaagtttagggactgaagtggataatcatccaaagtttggggggacaaagtgaaattaaccctTTTATTTATTCGTAACTAACTTGAATAGAGTGTCATGAGGCTGAGGAAATCTTGGTCTATTGACTAAGGTTGAGACTGCAAGAATAAAAGTTTTGGattcaaatttttcttcttcctcttcatttcTTAAATTCCATCCTTTTCTGtttggggaaaaaaatgaatagtgcAAGGTAATAAAGTACTAAATTCGATAGTTTAAGATGCTAAATGCAAATAGATCATAATTGAGGGGAACATATCGCAATTAATgctataacttttgaaataagAAGAGAATTATgtgaaaaaatatttaattatacGAGGATAAAGTATAATTCATCCTTTTTTAATTTGATTCCTTCACCTTCATCCTTCtcatcctttttttattttgattcctTCACCATCATCCTTCTCAATGATTAATGGACTTCTCCGGTTGCCTCTGGAGACATTGAAATGCTGTGAACTTCTATGCAATCCGGGGAGGATTCTTGATGGCTACAGGCAACCACTCACGCAGAAAACAATTGCTGACTCAACAATTTCAATCTATTTTCGCACCCCCCAATATCTAGCACTTTGGTACTATTTTAAATCTTTACTTCATACTTTCATAAAGTCTTAATGTCTCAAATTGACTACTCTTACAAAAGAATTAGACAAAACAAAATGTCTAACAAGAAATGCTTATGAGACAAGCGTGATTAGAACAAAGTTCACCTGTATTGATGacttttatgaattttaagaGAATCATAGTTTTGGTCCCCATTATTCAGCCCTTGTGCCAAATTGGTCTTGACTGCTTCAAGCAAAACAAATCTAATCCGAAAAATTTGTGATTTTGGGTAGATTTAAAACAACTAACTGAAATAGAACCATGactaacggtcaaatattaaattactGTTAGTCAGCAACTTTGACTTAGCACTTTTGACCactaatattttgattttaaatcattatatttttcttaaattttaaatAGTGATATTGAGGGTTTTAGCATGAATTGAAATGCAAAACTAGAATAAAATAGTATTAAATGGGTAATAAGAATGCTAGttaaacttttctttttcttctttgtattttatttattcatatttGTAGTATATcatatgtttcttttcttttgcatggTTAGTTTCAAACTTGGTATGATATGTGTATATTATTGTTCTTACTATTAATAATTAATTGACAatgatttttattatttttatttctagTGGTAATTAGAAAGCTTAATTAAATATCCTTTAAAATTTAAGAAATATATACTATTTGTACACTAATTTGATATTTTTGTTTCGTTGTTTTGGTATTTTAATAGGTTATTAATTGAGCTTGAAACAAAGTTGGCATTTTATACATATTATATGAACTATTAAATGATTATCAGGGTAcataaatattaaaataaatgttttaAAACTACAATATTGGAATGTTAGATTTTAATTAGCAGGAAagacataaaaaataaaaggtaGTTTTGTTAAGAATTCCTAAAATTACTTTACATTGATACTTGCCTTCACTTAGATTATAAAAACTGGTGAAGGTAAGTATCAATGTGAAGTAGTctaggaaattttaaaaaattatcttttattttttattatctttcCTGCCAATTAAAATTTAACATTCCAATATTGTAGATTTAAAATGTTTATTTTAATATCTATGTGCCTCAGTTATCATTGAATAGTTCATATAACATGAAAAAAATGCCAATTTCATCTTAAATTCAATTAATAACCTATTAAAGtgcaaataaaaaaataggattaacttagtttgcaaaaagaaatatatgatatattaTTAGCGTGAATaagttaaacaaaaaaaatatagaagaaaaaATGTTTCATTAGATTTCGTATGATCCATTTAATACTATTTCATTCTAATTTGCATCCTAGTTTACTTTAAAACCCTCAATGTCACTATTTAAATTTAGGGAAGTATAATGTTTCAAAATGAAAACATTGAGGACCAAAAGTGCAAAGTCAAAGTTGAAAAGAAATTAGATTAAAAGATGGtaagttgttattttattggatattcTGAAAGATCCATGAGTTATAAATTTTATGATCTCATGACTATATTGAtttttgagaagaaaaatgttCGATTCTTTGAAGATATCGAGTTTATGGGAAGATATACAGTTAGAGATCTTgtctttgaaatttgaattatCTCAAGTTTAAAGCATTTACCAAGCAATAGAAATTAGGAAACACAAATATTCGTACTTAAGGGAGCACTTTTAAGATTGGTTACTTATTCACCCGTTTGGTAGCATGCTAAGAGAATATTTTCTGAAATGTTTGATGCTtttgttttgtagaatttaGTTCACTTTTGGCCACATTGAGTTTTCTAATCGCTCTCAGCTAGGTTTATCATGCTACTAGAAACTTGCCTGTTTATTGCTTGATTAAATGTTACTTAGGCAGTTATTTTCGATGGAGTTCCTTATAAGTTTAATCAGCTATATTTCGATGACTTTGATTGCAAACAGCTGGACCATAACTGAAAAATGATGTATAAGCTTTAACAAGTATCACTGTACATGTTTCCAACACTTTTGACTATTAAGTTTAATGATTAAACTGAAGGAAATCTTGGTATGCTATTTAATATACTTTATCCCTGTTAGTCTTTCTTACTACTTTATCTTGCTTTTGACGTTGGTTGATTTTCATAATTGTTAGTTAGAAATACTAACGTTGTCTGCAATTATCCAACTATATATAGGTAcagaggaaaaaataaaaaaagaaacactttGATGATTGTTAGctcaaaaattaaacaaagactacatataaaaatatataggTACAAACaattcattatatttttccaaaattatgATTGCAATTGAAAGCTTTTGGGTGGGTACTGGCTGTGCACCTCAATTAGTACATATTTAAATATATCCTTTATTAATGAATAGCAATACCAGGGTAGTCATCAGGTATGTCCTGTCTAATGTAGAGATTCACCTTTAGAATAAGATGATCTCCTACTTGGCTGACCACCTCAAAGGTAGCATACCCTGTTGCATACCGGAATTGTTTGGTTCCCCCTAAAATTGCAAGTTCATTGACACCCATAGACTGTATGAAAATTCCTTTCATTTCCACAGTGCTACCACTGTACTTTCCATTAGTGAACAGAAAAGTTATCACAAGCTCTACGTTGGTGTTATCAAGGGATGCTACTGCAGCAATGCCTTGCGAACGACCAACTAGTGCGGATTTGAACGAATCGCTTTGGGTCAAGGTATTATCAACGACAAAAACAGTTCCAAATTGGTTAAAGCCCCAGGTTGCGTTGGGAAGACCTGCAACTGGGAAAACGCTCTGGCCATCTCCACTTCGAAATTCATGGTCGTAAACCGTCAAATTTGTGAACACTTTCTTTGATTGTCCCAAGCTTGCTAGTAAAAGCAGGCTCAGAATTTGGAGGGATGCTATGGCTAAACTCTTTGCCATTGTTTTGCTACAGAAACAAAGGAGGAGGGGAAAGAAGGAAACAAATTGGGGCGGTGTGAAGTATAAAGACGATGAGGAGGACCATTTATAGGACCACAGTTGAGGGGAACGCAACGATTTCCgttttccaaaaaaattcaaaaaagtgaaaaagtaTGTTACGTAACCGCTTTCAATTTCAATATTATTGTGTTAAATAGAGCTCCACGTGCCTAACATTGTACGGAGAGTGTAAAGTCCAAAAACTAATATGTGCACGTGATACGAAGTTGACAGATGAAGGtgggttttttgtttttctcgaAGGAAAGGAAGGTGGGGTTATGggcaatgtttttaaactcggacagGCCAGCGAACCGGAGTGACGGTCAATTCGCGGTCTGATCGGTTCGACTGGTCTGACCGATTGGTTCATcagtttacttttttttttttttcaattttaatgtTAAGTACTTCACACTTCACAGGtcattctacacttgaacttgATGGCTAGTGTACAATTTAATATGGTTATTGATAACTTAAGTTCCTAAAATGCATTCACCAACATAACTAAATTTAAGTTGACATAATAACAAATTTcttaaaagttatacataaaaccTGGAATGATAAACATcattaaaatatcataattcaccacaTGTTTTTATAAATTCTTTACaaacataaatagatacaatccaaatgttcaccaattatcacaaataaaaacacaaaaataaataaaataaatattgaaattcttttacaatCCTTAAAAAAGTCCATAAAAGAGTCCAACTCATATTCAAGACAAACCATTTGAATAACAAACTTCCATcagtggcatgataagcaacaacaccaccttcacaatttcatcaatttaacctgaaaaagttaaaattttattataaaaatataaatctaattgcccaaactcaaaaaaaaaaatatttgaaaattaggGGGAACAGATGAAAATTGGGAAAATTAAGGGAAACGGATGAAAATAACATGCCTTATTGTAGAATGGACTTCACACGGATGCAAATTATTACCATTAGCATTTAAATAGCCAGAGGACATACTCCCGAATTCGCATGACGACCAGTTTCATTTGTCGCCAAAAAGGTTCAAGAATATTTTAATTCCTGTTTGGATCTTCATTATTCCATGATCCTttatcattaattattttaaattcaatgataaatagcttcgattatgtgccaactaccatatttttgacctgcccaatgttattatttgtaattcctacccaatTCCTATTTCCTACACGGAGGTGCACTACTTTTGCAacaatttcatccttaattaattaaataaaaataaaacaaaaattaggagaaatagatgaaaattggggggaaaaagaagaaaatgcaaaaaaaattagctaaagataataatatagaaatCAAAAAccttgaaaaaggaaaaattaaacttaccaagatgatggaaaacaagaaaagttgaaatttccaAGTCGTCTACAATCTGCTAAGATGATGGCCTGATGATAATGGTGAAagcttgagaaaatcttgttgtggatatttgggtttGAAAGGGTTaataagaaaaagttgaaaaaaaatcCAAGAGGAGAATGGAGAGCCGTTGGCCACCTGATGAAGGTGAAGCCGTCCGAGAAAGTGATGAAAAGAAAAGTGCGTATGCACTCTGCTGTTTCTTTTGTTaatgttagggtttcatttttttaatctaCTTTTTAGTCAAGTTAAATAAAATTCTCAACAAACTCAAGTTGTCTTGTGATTGTGGTCTAGCGGTAAGACTCTACTCTGTGAACATGAAAGTTCAAGGTTCGATTCTGGGTTGTGACAGGTTGTcggcctgtgcaataataaaacctgctcaaactaaaagtaatttctgtagatagcggtaagtagggtcgaatccacagggattgggagtaattgtttcttttcaaattcatagtaacaaagggggtgtttttatgcagaaagtgacaatcaaagaaattcaaataaaatctaagaagctactaaaaattaaataacaaattactaaaatcaaatgggtgataattaaggatctagccaagaaataacttcagcaatggtgcacctaattgatcatcgaaacaaaggcaattccaattatttatcaataaataggttataactaccaaacaagcgatgacagtcaacccctccttactgtgtcggtgattaaggtacgcccgttaattattgctctaattgagaaataatcttaagtatgcccgtaagatttaattccccaattgccttacgtattataggagccctattctaaccaaataacacactaccagggttattttaggttagcccgcgtattcccttGACACAAACacaatcatgccagttatcactattttgagacaattaaacaattacggatttaacgtcctaattgacaatagattatcaaattaactaattatctagatccgagacaatcaattaattaaacaatcataagcactgtaactagggaatatgcgaataccaacaaataaaagaaaaagataaaattaaatcgatctcacaatttttaggcgaaccaaaacctccgttgttccttgactagagtgaaGAAACTAGTTCATATTTGATGCAAAAAAAACCATACAAAattggagagagagagccgcGGCCATCGTCTGCGTTTGGGAAAACCCAATTCGGCCGAGCGAATGAAAGGTTAACGAAAGTTACAAATAATGATGGAATCTTCCTAATTGCTCCTGTGACATCCGAGGAGAAAAGCTACAAAGAACCcaaggaaaagtcaaagctAAGGACTAAAGTAATGCTCATCCTCTGCAATTCTTATTCTATCTAATTACTAACTAAGATCCCTGTGCGGTGGCTCCTACCAGCAAGAAGAACCCCTTCAGCCGTCCTTCCTTTGCAGAATTTACCAAAATGGGCGTaacatcttcttttccaaaaatgtCCCTAGGCCAAGCTCTATCATCTGGATTCCttttctgtcaaattggcacttgttatgatattttcgctatactccctgaaataaatgcaaaatatcaaaagtgagtagaatcttgtaattaatccacatcaggtcagataatagggaaaattaataataaaataaatgataaaattgcaacctatcaggTTGCCTCACTCTTGACACAGGAGACGAAAGAGAAGAAACTGTGAACATCTTCTTTCTATCAACTATGAGTAAACCTTTTGTGTGTATTTACAAATATTTGGAGAATTGTtgaaaattccaaaaccatcagGTTACGGTTTGGACAGTTTTTCACGATTCATACGATTAGACAGGTTTCTAACAGTTTTTCATTAATTGGCTGGTTTGATACTAGACAAGACCGGTGGTATGTCCGGTTCACggtccaaccggtcgaaccggccggtccggtctgATTCTGAAAAACATTGGTTATGGGGTCAAATATCTTCATTAAAAACTTGGTATGCGACTAAATATTGTGATTTATCAATGAAGCCCTTTTAATTTTATAACAATCAAGGTTGAACTCCAAAAATTAGATGTCTTGTGTTCATCTCTGTTTAGTTGTGAGTTTATTTAACTAGATCTTAATGTTTATCTAGAAATGTTAGTTGTAACGTTGTTTAGATTTAATCCGAGTGTACTAATCATACCTTTATAGATAATGTGTAATCATGTTAAGAAGAAAATAAACGGTACGAATGTTAAAAGCGTCCATATTCATTATTAGATTCTTTATTAAAAGAGATCATTTCAAAAACCTCAGGGCAATTTCGGACAATTCCCTTCAcattttgaaaattacacatacctcttCTAAAACATAGATTTGGGTTTCACCTTGATGATTTAAGACCGAAAAAGTATATGAATGCCCAAAATTGTCCtcatttaattttcaaaatatgaataatcattaaaattttatcaaaagtcAAGAATACATTTTTATACTACAAAATTATGAGTTCTATTACTTAACCAATGTCCTGATAttttctatcccatgattttCTACATCCACccaaattttcaaactcttatcacttctttttttACGAACAAACTCTTCATTTTAGATGCCAAAATCCATTGTCATAATTCTTACTTTCATAATCTTTACCTCTTTATAGGTTTCTTTCATACATTGCTTACGAAATCGTCAGTTATAAAACTCACAATCCTTACCTTTTCcctactcaaatggccaagccTCTCAATTACcaaaattcttccttttttgaGTGATAAAAGGTTATAATTTAATGGCCATGGTTGCAACAGTTGGTCATAATATTTGGTCTGGTCAAGAagaattgttttctttttttttttgttatctttTTTTATCAATGGCTTGTCGTTGGAAAAATTATGAAAGTTATTATAGTCAAGTGTAATATTGAAAACCTTATGAAAGCTCAATGAAACTATTAGAAACCTCCatgaggtttctgaaattatcccttctaAAAAATTACTTGCGTCTATTTGATCGTCTTGCTGGTAGTTGAGAAACTTTGTACGTTATCGCTGTTTTAGTATTCAGCATCGTCCATTTTTGACTAGTTTTGGCATCAATCTTCAGTACATGTACTTGGTTGCATCAGAAAAAGCTTAAGTATTGCCTAAAATGTCATGTATATTGTCTTAGCCTTTGATACTTGGCTTCTCAGCTCGTAAACTAAATggacaactttttttttaggCAACAAAATGGACAACTTAGTCATACTGAACAAGACAAATATGTTTGGATCAAATAAATTGTTATATCCTAGCAATTTTACGATTAATTTCTCGCCAGATAAAAAAATGAGGAAGCATATTAAGCTTACACCAGGAAACACAAACAATGGAGAGAAATTAATTTCAGGTATGCGTATTTAATCTCTAGTATGTGACTTTTCTAACCAAACCAACCCAAACAAAGACCAAGTTATAGGGATAAAGAcgagttttaagttttaacaatGACAAGTCTCGTGCATAAATGCACACATCAAACACGTGCCAAACACACAAACAGTGGCGTACAAATGATTCCTGTGGtacaatttgtttatttggttaATTGCAATTTGCACTTCTAAACTAATGCGGGTAGCAGTTTGAACCATAAGTATCGATTGCAGCATTCAAGACCTTACACTATTGACTTATAGtacattttaccaattcattTATACTCAACAAACTTTTTATGgctatttttaaataaaaaggcTTTAGTTCCAGTCAACGAGAAAGAGAATTTCACAACAAATGCAGATTTGAGCTGCTTATGTTCTTGTTTTAATAAATTGtaagaaattttatttattcgtAACTAACTTGAATAGTGTGTCCTGAGGCAGAGGAAATCTTGATCTATTGACTAAGGTTGAGACTGCAAGAATAAAAGTTTTGGattcaaatttttcttcttcctctccatTTCTTAAATTCCATCCTTTctctattttaaaaaaaaaatgaatagcgCAACGTAATAAAGTACTAAATTCGATAGTTTAAGATGCTAAATGCAAATAGATCATAATTGAGGGGAACATATCGCAATTAATgctataacttttgaaataagAAGAGAATTATtggaaaaaatatttaattataGGAGGATAAAGTATAATTCATCCTTTTTTAATTTGATTCCTTCACCATCATTCTATTTAAGTCTCCAGCGGCAATGAATAGCATTTCATTGCGTGAATGCAACAGGGTATAATCTCCTATTGGGTGACTGGTCTCCAGAGGAAGCtgacatatgtatatatatcaTTTATTAATGAAGAGCAATACCAGCGTAGTCAT
Above is a genomic segment from Coffea eugenioides isolate CCC68of chromosome 5, Ceug_1.0, whole genome shotgun sequence containing:
- the LOC113771538 gene encoding dirigent protein 11-like — translated: MAKSLAIASLQILSLLLLASLGQSKKVFTNLTVYDHEFRSGDGQSVFPVAGLPNATWGFNQFGTVFVVDNTLTQSDSFKSALVGRSQGIAAVASLDNTNVELVITFLFTNGKYSGSTVEMKGIFIQSMGVNELAILGGTKQFRYATGYATFEVVSQVGDHLILKVNLYIRQDIPDDYPGIAIH